A single window of Syntrophotalea acetylenica DNA harbors:
- a CDS encoding YceD family protein, whose translation MIIALDEIRDRTLALHRSEPFEHFPVLAELHENGEAVFVRPLDIEATVRRLDEMVMVEGSVNTVVRLQCCRCLQDFECPLSVDFALTYARQMPVVEDPDAEEIELTADDLGLISFEGDEIDLVDGIQEQVIMALPFKPLCREGCRGLCPQCGADLNLGDCACSAPVLEGKFSMLKNFKVEKKK comes from the coding sequence TTGATCATTGCTTTGGATGAAATCAGGGATCGGACCCTGGCATTACACAGGTCCGAACCGTTCGAGCACTTTCCCGTGCTTGCCGAGCTTCACGAAAATGGTGAGGCTGTTTTTGTCCGACCTCTCGACATCGAGGCAACGGTCCGCCGTCTGGATGAGATGGTCATGGTGGAAGGCAGTGTGAATACGGTTGTGCGGCTGCAGTGCTGCCGATGTCTGCAGGATTTTGAATGCCCGCTGTCGGTTGACTTTGCCTTGACTTACGCTCGTCAGATGCCGGTGGTGGAAGATCCGGATGCAGAGGAAATCGAGTTGACGGCCGATGATCTTGGCCTGATTTCCTTTGAGGGGGATGAAATCGACCTTGTCGACGGGATCCAGGAACAGGTGATCATGGCGCTACCCTTCAAGCCGCTCTGCAGGGAAGGTTGCCGGGGGCTGTGTCCCCAGTGCGGCGCGGATCTGAATCTCGGGGACTGCGCATGCAGCGCGCCGGTCCTTGAGGGGAAATTTTCGATGCTGAAAAACTTCAAGGTGGAAAAAAAGAAATAA
- the rpmF gene encoding 50S ribosomal protein L32: protein MAVPKKKTSKSKRDMRRAHDFLTAPGISICPQCKEPKQPHRVCESCGSYKGKDVVETE, encoded by the coding sequence ATGGCTGTACCCAAGAAGAAAACCTCCAAATCGAAACGCGATATGCGCCGGGCCCATGATTTTCTGACCGCTCCGGGAATTTCCATCTGCCCGCAGTGCAAGGAACCGAAGCAGCCCCATCGTGTCTGTGAAAGCTGCGGAAGCTACAAGGGCAAAGACGTCGTTGAAACCGAATAA
- a CDS encoding beta-ketoacyl-ACP synthase III has translation MRRTRIAGTGSYLPEKILTNADLERMVETSDEWITARTGIRERHIAAPGEFTSDLATEAGRRALAMAGVAADEIDLIIVATVTGDFSWPATACVVQHNLQAGRAFAFDISAACSGFLYGMSIADSYIKAGSAKKVLLIGAEVFSRIVDWQDRGTCILFGDGAGAAVLVAGEGDHGLLSCHLHADGSFWPLLYQMGQGSRNPAAPASAEQGNPFVQMQGNEVFKVAVRSLCEAGEEALDANGLHADDVDMLIPHQANRRILEATAKRLGIPLERVMVNVDRVGNTSAASIPIALDEAHRSGRIKQGDTLLLNAFGGGFTWGAALIRW, from the coding sequence ATCAGAAGGACACGCATTGCCGGCACCGGATCGTATCTGCCGGAAAAAATCCTGACCAACGCCGATCTGGAGCGGATGGTTGAAACTTCTGACGAGTGGATTACCGCGCGGACCGGGATCCGTGAGCGTCATATTGCCGCTCCCGGTGAATTTACTTCGGACCTGGCTACCGAGGCGGGCAGGCGGGCCCTGGCCATGGCCGGCGTGGCCGCCGACGAGATCGATCTGATCATCGTTGCCACCGTAACCGGAGATTTCAGCTGGCCGGCCACCGCTTGCGTCGTTCAGCACAATCTGCAGGCCGGTCGCGCGTTCGCCTTCGATATTTCGGCAGCCTGCAGCGGATTTCTGTATGGCATGTCCATCGCCGACAGTTATATCAAGGCCGGAAGCGCCAAAAAGGTTTTGCTGATCGGCGCTGAAGTGTTCAGCCGCATTGTCGACTGGCAGGATCGCGGTACCTGCATCCTGTTTGGAGACGGCGCAGGGGCCGCGGTGCTTGTGGCGGGAGAGGGCGATCACGGGTTGCTGAGCTGTCATCTGCATGCCGACGGCAGCTTCTGGCCTTTACTGTATCAGATGGGGCAGGGCTCTCGCAATCCGGCGGCACCGGCCTCGGCGGAACAGGGCAATCCCTTTGTGCAGATGCAGGGCAACGAGGTGTTCAAGGTGGCCGTGCGATCCCTCTGCGAAGCTGGCGAGGAGGCACTGGATGCCAATGGGCTGCATGCGGACGACGTGGATATGCTTATTCCTCATCAGGCCAATCGGCGCATCCTCGAAGCCACGGCCAAGCGTCTCGGCATTCCCCTGGAGCGGGTGATGGTCAATGTGGACAGGGTGGGAAACACCTCGGCGGCATCCATCCCCATCGCACTGGACGAAGCGCATCGGAGCGGTCGGATTAAGCAGGGCGACACCTTGTTGCTCAATGCCTTCGGTGGCGGTTTCACCTGGGGTGCAGCTTTGATCCGCTGGTGA
- the fabD gene encoding ACP S-malonyltransferase: protein MKAFVFPGQGSQFAGMGKDLAETFSQARLTFEEANEALGMNLAKLCFEGPEADLKLTANTQPAIVTTSIAALRVLREETGLSPDYVAGHSLGEYAALVCAGALSFADAVRTVRLRGAFMQDAVPVGVGAMAAIIGLDAADVDGICREVAGQEVVAPANYNSPGQIVIAGHVAAVERAMAHAKERGAKRALPLPVSAPFHCMLMEPASRKLAEVLADVPVSSLCCPLVSNVEAVPSTDAGAVRDLLVRQVYSPVRWEESVLNLVASGVEQFVEIGPGKVLAGLIKRIAKGADIQNLGSVDDLKTF, encoded by the coding sequence ATGAAAGCTTTTGTGTTTCCCGGGCAGGGATCGCAGTTTGCCGGTATGGGCAAGGACCTGGCAGAGACTTTCTCCCAGGCCCGTCTGACCTTCGAAGAGGCCAATGAAGCTCTGGGCATGAATCTTGCCAAGTTATGTTTCGAAGGACCGGAAGCGGATCTGAAACTGACTGCCAATACCCAGCCTGCCATTGTAACCACCAGCATTGCCGCACTGCGCGTATTGCGCGAAGAAACGGGGCTCTCTCCTGACTACGTGGCCGGGCATTCCCTTGGCGAGTACGCCGCGCTGGTCTGTGCCGGAGCTTTGAGCTTCGCCGATGCCGTGCGCACGGTACGGCTGCGGGGTGCCTTCATGCAGGATGCGGTGCCGGTCGGAGTCGGTGCCATGGCGGCCATTATCGGTCTGGATGCCGCGGATGTCGACGGGATCTGTCGTGAGGTGGCTGGCCAGGAGGTTGTGGCTCCGGCCAACTACAATAGCCCCGGGCAGATTGTTATCGCCGGTCATGTTGCTGCCGTGGAACGTGCCATGGCTCATGCCAAGGAGCGTGGCGCCAAGCGCGCCCTGCCGTTGCCGGTCAGCGCACCGTTCCATTGCATGCTTATGGAGCCGGCCTCGCGAAAGCTCGCCGAGGTGCTGGCCGACGTGCCGGTCTCATCTCTTTGCTGCCCGCTTGTCAGCAATGTCGAGGCTGTCCCCAGCACCGATGCCGGCGCGGTTCGCGATCTGCTTGTAAGACAGGTCTACAGCCCCGTGCGCTGGGAAGAATCCGTCTTGAATCTGGTTGCCTCCGGCGTGGAGCAATTCGTGGAAATCGGCCCGGGCAAGGTTCTTGCGGGCCTTATCAAACGCATAGCCAAGGGGGCCGACATTCAGAATCTCGGTTCCGTCGATGATCTGAAAACCTTCTGA
- the fabF gene encoding beta-ketoacyl-ACP synthase II, with amino-acid sequence MRRVVVTGIGTVSALGIGAEKNWQSLLAGKSGIDRITRFDCSGLPSQIAGEVKDFDAEAFIEKKEIRKMDLFIQYALAAAEEAVKDSRLVIDDENAERVGVLVGAGLGGLPTIEKYHSAYLEGGYKKISPFFIPMLITNLAPGQISMRFGAKGPNVSSVSACATGTHSIGDAYHIVRRGDADVMIAGGAESTITPLAVGGFCVMRALSTRNDDPQAASRPFEKGRDGFIMAEGAGIVILEEYESARARGARIYAELVGYGLTADAHHLTAPAPGGEGAARCMAMALKNAGMQPEEVTYINAHGTSTPFNDLYETMAIKTVFKEHAKKLMVSSTKSMTGHALGAAGGLEAVYSVLAIDRGEIPPTINYHEPDPECELDYVPNEARQARVNSVLSNSFGFGGTNASLLFRKV; translated from the coding sequence ATGCGAAGAGTTGTGGTAACCGGTATCGGTACTGTATCGGCGCTCGGGATCGGCGCGGAAAAAAACTGGCAGAGCCTGCTGGCCGGCAAATCGGGTATTGATCGGATTACGCGATTCGACTGCTCAGGCCTTCCCAGCCAGATCGCCGGCGAGGTCAAGGATTTCGATGCCGAGGCCTTCATAGAAAAGAAAGAGATTCGCAAAATGGATCTCTTCATTCAGTATGCCCTGGCCGCTGCCGAGGAAGCTGTCAAAGACTCCCGGCTTGTCATCGACGACGAGAACGCGGAACGTGTCGGGGTACTGGTCGGAGCCGGTCTCGGCGGGCTGCCGACCATCGAGAAATACCACTCCGCGTATCTTGAGGGTGGTTACAAGAAAATTTCACCCTTCTTCATTCCGATGTTGATCACCAATCTGGCTCCCGGTCAGATTTCCATGCGGTTTGGAGCCAAGGGTCCCAATGTTTCATCGGTTTCCGCTTGTGCAACCGGAACCCATTCCATCGGCGACGCCTATCATATCGTGCGACGCGGTGATGCCGATGTCATGATCGCCGGCGGGGCGGAATCGACCATCACGCCCCTTGCGGTCGGAGGGTTTTGTGTGATGCGTGCTCTTTCGACCCGCAACGACGACCCCCAGGCCGCCAGTCGTCCTTTCGAAAAAGGGCGTGACGGCTTTATCATGGCTGAAGGTGCCGGCATTGTGATTCTTGAGGAATACGAATCCGCCCGCGCCCGCGGTGCTCGCATCTATGCCGAGCTGGTCGGTTACGGTCTGACGGCCGATGCCCATCACCTGACCGCGCCGGCCCCGGGTGGCGAAGGCGCCGCGCGCTGCATGGCCATGGCGCTGAAAAATGCCGGCATGCAACCGGAAGAAGTTACCTATATCAATGCGCACGGTACCTCGACCCCCTTCAACGACTTGTATGAAACCATGGCCATCAAGACCGTGTTCAAGGAACACGCGAAGAAGCTGATGGTCAGTTCCACCAAGAGCATGACCGGTCACGCACTTGGCGCGGCAGGCGGCCTGGAAGCGGTTTACTCGGTTCTGGCCATTGATCGCGGGGAGATTCCCCCCACCATCAACTACCATGAGCCGGATCCTGAATGTGAGCTCGACTATGTGCCCAACGAGGCCCGGCAGGCCAGGGTAAACAGTGTGCTGTCCAATTCCTTCGGGTTCGGCGGCACCAATGCCAGCCTGCTGTTCAGAAAGGTTTGA
- the rpiB gene encoding ribose 5-phosphate isomerase B codes for MFLIASDHGGLELKECIKTYLKERGIDVRDLGTDNGDSVDYPDFGERVGRAVSAGEAEKGILICGTGIGMSMVANKFPGVRAALIWDEFTARMSKEHNNANILVLGGRMLSGDKARTMVGIWLDAVFEGGRHQKRLDKIAQIEDDIRAGRL; via the coding sequence ATGTTTCTTATCGCCAGCGATCATGGCGGTCTTGAACTCAAGGAGTGCATCAAGACCTATCTTAAAGAGCGCGGCATCGACGTAAGGGATCTCGGTACCGATAATGGCGATTCCGTGGACTACCCCGATTTCGGCGAGCGCGTCGGCAGGGCGGTCTCCGCCGGCGAAGCCGAGAAGGGCATTCTGATCTGCGGAACCGGCATCGGCATGTCCATGGTGGCCAACAAGTTCCCTGGCGTCCGCGCTGCCCTGATCTGGGACGAGTTTACCGCGCGCATGTCCAAGGAACACAACAACGCCAATATCCTGGTGCTGGGAGGACGCATGCTGTCCGGCGACAAAGCCCGAACCATGGTCGGGATTTGGCTGGACGCGGTGTTCGAAGGCGGACGTCATCAGAAACGGCTCGACAAGATCGCACAAATAGAGGATGATATCAGGGCCGGCCGGCTGTGA
- the glyA gene encoding serine hydroxymethyltransferase, whose translation MSHSLAQHDPQIAEAIRLETERQEYNLEFIASENFVSEQVMQAQGSVMTNKYAEGYPAKRYYGGCEMVDIAERLAIERAKELFGAEHANVQPHSGSQANMAVYFAACKPGDTVLGMNLAHGGHLTHGSPVNFSGKLFNIVSYGVRRDTGHIDYEEVERLALEHRPTLLVVGASAYPRTIDFPAFRKIADKVGAKIMVDMAHIAGLVATGEHPSPVPHAEFVTTTTHKTLRGPRGGMILCREEYAKVIDSNIFPGIQGGPLMHVIAAKAVAFKEALAPEFKVYSQQVVRNARVLAEALVKRGLNLVSGGTDNHLILVDFTGTETTGKMAEKALEKAGITVNKNSVPFETRSPFVTSGIRLGTPATTTRGLKEAQMEQVADWVVRALANMENEAELAVIKGEVREMCKQFPLYAHLLK comes from the coding sequence ATGTCTCATTCCCTCGCCCAGCACGATCCCCAAATCGCCGAGGCCATTCGGCTTGAAACCGAGCGACAGGAATACAATCTTGAATTCATCGCCTCGGAAAACTTTGTATCCGAACAGGTCATGCAGGCCCAGGGGTCGGTAATGACCAACAAATACGCCGAAGGCTATCCCGCCAAACGTTACTACGGCGGTTGCGAGATGGTCGATATCGCTGAAAGGCTTGCCATCGAGCGCGCCAAGGAACTTTTTGGCGCCGAGCATGCGAATGTGCAGCCTCATAGCGGTTCCCAGGCCAACATGGCGGTCTACTTCGCGGCCTGCAAGCCCGGTGATACGGTGCTTGGCATGAATCTGGCGCATGGCGGCCATCTTACGCACGGATCGCCGGTCAATTTTTCCGGCAAGCTGTTCAATATCGTTTCCTACGGCGTGCGCAGGGACACCGGACACATCGATTATGAAGAAGTGGAACGTTTGGCCCTGGAACACCGGCCGACGCTGCTGGTGGTTGGCGCGAGTGCTTATCCCCGCACCATCGATTTCCCCGCCTTCCGCAAAATTGCGGACAAGGTTGGCGCCAAAATCATGGTCGACATGGCCCATATCGCCGGTCTGGTAGCTACCGGCGAGCACCCCAGCCCGGTGCCCCATGCTGAATTCGTCACCACCACCACCCATAAAACCCTGCGGGGTCCCCGGGGTGGCATGATTCTGTGCCGCGAGGAATATGCCAAGGTCATTGACAGCAATATCTTCCCCGGCATTCAGGGCGGGCCGCTGATGCATGTCATTGCCGCCAAGGCCGTAGCCTTCAAGGAAGCCCTTGCGCCCGAATTCAAGGTCTACTCCCAACAGGTGGTGCGCAACGCCAGGGTGCTGGCCGAGGCTCTGGTCAAGCGGGGGTTGAACCTGGTGTCCGGCGGCACGGACAATCATCTGATTCTGGTCGATTTCACCGGTACCGAAACCACCGGTAAAATGGCGGAAAAAGCTCTGGAAAAAGCTGGGATCACCGTCAACAAGAATTCCGTGCCCTTTGAAACCCGTTCGCCCTTCGTTACCAGCGGTATTCGGTTGGGTACGCCCGCCACTACCACCCGCGGACTCAAAGAGGCGCAAATGGAACAGGTTGCCGATTGGGTAGTCCGTGCCCTGGCCAATATGGAAAACGAGGCTGAACTGGCTGTCATAAAAGGTGAAGTGCGCGAAATGTGCAAGCAATTCCCGCTGTACGCGCATCTGCTGAAATAA
- a CDS encoding deoxycytidylate deaminase, whose product MQRPSWEEYFMEIARLVARRSTCLRRQVGAVLVKDKNILATGYNGTPSGLRHCSEVGCLRQLHNVPSGQRHELCRGLHAEQNAIIQAAKHGTNISGSMLFCTNTPCVICSKMIINAGILQVVFLEGYPDRLSLEMLAEAGIRACSLAKLIEDREIASP is encoded by the coding sequence ATGCAACGACCCTCCTGGGAAGAATATTTCATGGAAATCGCCCGCCTGGTGGCGCGACGCTCGACGTGTCTGCGCCGCCAGGTCGGGGCGGTTCTGGTCAAGGACAAGAACATCCTTGCCACCGGTTACAATGGCACGCCTTCCGGGTTGCGACATTGCAGCGAGGTGGGGTGCCTGCGCCAGTTGCACAATGTCCCCTCGGGGCAGCGCCATGAACTGTGCCGGGGACTGCATGCCGAGCAGAACGCCATCATTCAGGCAGCCAAGCATGGCACCAACATCAGCGGATCCATGCTGTTCTGTACCAATACGCCCTGCGTTATCTGTTCGAAAATGATAATCAATGCCGGCATTCTGCAGGTGGTGTTTCTGGAAGGCTATCCGGATCGCCTGTCCCTCGAAATGCTTGCCGAGGCCGGTATCCGTGCGTGCAGTCTGGCGAAGCTGATCGAAGACAGGGAGATTGCGTCGCCATGA
- the nrdR gene encoding transcriptional regulator NrdR: protein MKCPFCGYADTRVIDSRLGKEGNSIRRRRECTQCERRFTTFERVEDMLPLIVKKDGRRQPFDRKKIIAGIQRACEKRPVSIATIEKIVDNLERQLQETGDREIESSVIGQAVMDALHDLDQVAYVRFASVYRQFKDINEFMAELKDILAEGGNSREP from the coding sequence ATGAAGTGCCCTTTTTGCGGTTATGCCGATACGCGGGTCATCGATTCCCGCCTGGGCAAGGAAGGCAACAGCATCCGGCGGCGCCGCGAATGTACCCAGTGTGAAAGACGTTTTACGACGTTTGAACGGGTCGAGGATATGCTCCCGCTGATTGTGAAGAAGGACGGCCGGCGCCAGCCCTTCGACCGGAAGAAGATTATCGCCGGCATTCAGCGGGCCTGCGAAAAACGGCCGGTTTCCATCGCCACCATTGAAAAAATCGTCGATAATCTCGAGCGCCAGCTGCAGGAAACCGGCGACCGGGAAATCGAATCCAGCGTTATTGGCCAGGCCGTCATGGATGCATTGCATGACCTCGATCAGGTGGCCTATGTGCGGTTCGCTTCGGTGTACCGTCAGTTCAAGGATATCAACGAGTTCATGGCCGAGCTGAAGGATATTCTGGCCGAGGGCGGCAATTCCAGAGAGCCGTGA
- the ribD gene encoding bifunctional diaminohydroxyphosphoribosylaminopyrimidine deaminase/5-amino-6-(5-phosphoribosylamino)uracil reductase RibD, with product MGQALDLARQGEGRTRPNPAVGAVIVREGVVVGRGFHPRAGEPHAEIFALRQAGPLARGSDLYVTLEPCSHYGRTGPCADAIIEAGVARVFIGTQDPNPRVAGNGIRKLQAAGVTVQVGVLEKTCRRIIAPFAKHVVTGLPFVILKSAMTLDGKTATCTGHSRWVSNAASRQEVHRLRDRIDGIMVGIGTVHKDDPRLTTRLSDGGRDPDRIVVDSRLRIAEDAAILHLASPARTLIATTVHAAAGKASRLRALGAEVLILPSIDGRVDLRALLKMLGEQGMQSILLEGGAELNGAFWRAGLVDRVMMFIAPRIVGGDDGKSVFGGPGVELMSDAPVLEDVRISRFGDDVLIEGEVKSSCSPV from the coding sequence ATGGGCCAGGCCCTGGACCTGGCCAGGCAGGGGGAAGGGCGCACCCGCCCCAATCCGGCGGTCGGCGCCGTCATTGTCCGGGAAGGTGTGGTGGTCGGCCGCGGCTTTCATCCCCGTGCCGGGGAGCCGCACGCCGAAATTTTCGCCTTGCGGCAGGCCGGTCCCCTGGCCCGCGGCTCCGACCTCTATGTGACTCTCGAACCCTGCAGCCACTACGGCCGCACCGGCCCCTGTGCCGATGCCATCATCGAGGCCGGCGTGGCGCGCGTGTTCATTGGCACCCAGGACCCCAATCCCCGGGTGGCCGGGAATGGCATCCGCAAGCTGCAGGCCGCCGGCGTTACGGTGCAGGTCGGGGTTCTCGAAAAAACGTGCCGCCGGATCATCGCTCCCTTCGCTAAACACGTTGTGACCGGATTGCCCTTTGTTATCCTTAAAAGCGCCATGACCCTCGACGGCAAAACCGCTACCTGCACCGGGCATTCCCGGTGGGTCAGCAATGCCGCCAGCCGGCAGGAGGTACATCGTCTGCGTGACCGCATTGACGGCATCATGGTCGGTATCGGCACGGTGCACAAGGACGATCCCCGTCTCACCACAAGGCTTTCCGATGGCGGCCGGGACCCGGACCGCATCGTGGTCGACTCCCGCCTGCGCATTGCCGAAGATGCCGCCATCCTGCACCTCGCCTCGCCGGCCCGAACCCTGATCGCTACCACCGTTCATGCTGCCGCTGGCAAGGCGTCCCGTTTGCGTGCCCTGGGCGCCGAGGTTCTGATTCTGCCGTCCATCGATGGGCGTGTCGATCTTCGTGCTCTGCTGAAGATGCTTGGCGAACAGGGGATGCAAAGTATCCTGCTGGAGGGAGGTGCGGAACTTAATGGCGCTTTCTGGCGTGCCGGGCTGGTGGACAGGGTCATGATGTTTATTGCTCCCAGGATTGTCGGAGGCGATGATGGCAAAAGCGTTTTCGGCGGCCCTGGCGTCGAGTTGATGAGCGATGCCCCGGTGCTGGAGGATGTCAGGATCAGCCGCTTCGGGGATGATGTTCTGATTGAGGGAGAGGTGAAAAGCTCATGTTCACCGGTTTGA
- a CDS encoding riboflavin synthase produces the protein MFTGLIEDLGTLRRFARSGDSGRITVATAIPMEQIVMGESIAVNGVCLTVVAFGDGSFTADVSPESLGRTNLGQLNTGARVNLERALRLSDRLGGHLVSGHVDALGVIAERRQDQNAVRFTIEMPPSQMRYLVEKGSVAVDGISLTVNAVTDSSFAVAVIPHSLARTTLQWCEAGSRVNIETDILGKYVERLLRPAGALPGKPDLTLDFLAKNGFL, from the coding sequence ATGTTCACCGGTTTGATCGAAGATCTCGGAACCTTGCGACGTTTTGCCCGGAGCGGCGACAGCGGTCGCATCACGGTAGCCACCGCCATCCCCATGGAACAGATCGTCATGGGTGAGAGTATCGCCGTCAACGGCGTTTGCCTGACGGTGGTCGCGTTTGGCGACGGGTCTTTTACCGCCGATGTTTCCCCTGAAAGCCTGGGGCGCACCAATCTCGGACAATTGAACACCGGCGCCCGCGTCAATCTCGAACGCGCCCTGCGTCTTTCAGACCGGCTTGGCGGTCACCTTGTCAGCGGCCATGTCGATGCCCTCGGTGTCATTGCCGAGCGCCGTCAGGACCAGAACGCGGTACGCTTCACCATAGAAATGCCCCCATCTCAAATGCGTTACCTGGTCGAAAAGGGGTCGGTTGCCGTGGACGGCATCAGTCTTACCGTCAACGCTGTAACGGACAGCAGTTTCGCCGTTGCCGTCATCCCCCATTCGCTGGCCCGCACCACTCTGCAATGGTGCGAAGCGGGCAGTCGCGTGAACATCGAAACCGATATTCTGGGAAAGTATGTCGAGCGGTTGCTGCGTCCTGCCGGCGCGCTGCCGGGCAAGCCGGACCTGACCCTCGACTTTCTTGCGAAAAACGGGTTTTTATAG
- a CDS encoding bifunctional 3,4-dihydroxy-2-butanone-4-phosphate synthase/GTP cyclohydrolase II, translated as MSMANIEAALEDMRQGRMVVLVDDEDRENEGDLTMAAEMVTPEAINFMAREGRGLICLSLTEERADYLQLPLMVSQNTSSFGTAFTVSIEARKGVTTGISAKDRATTIQVAIADESKAQDLARPGHVFPLRAKKGGVMVRAGQTEGSVDLARLAGLKPAGVICEIMNDDGTMARMPQLEEFAKRHGLRIVTVADLVRYRMNKEMLVRREAETVIPTPYGGDFTAIGYENDVDKAQHLALVKGTIDPEKPVLVRVHSECLTGDVFGSLRCDCGDQLHAAMCQIAKEGVGVIVYMRQEGRGIGLNNKLKAYALQDQGHDTVEANEALGFQADLRDYGIGAQILHDLGVRKIRLMTNNPKKIVGLEGYGLEVVERVSIEMPATCTNLRYLTTKREKLGHLLENL; from the coding sequence ATGAGCATGGCCAATATCGAAGCCGCTTTGGAGGATATGCGCCAGGGTCGCATGGTGGTTCTTGTCGACGACGAGGATCGGGAAAACGAAGGCGATCTGACCATGGCCGCCGAGATGGTCACTCCGGAAGCCATCAATTTCATGGCCCGGGAAGGGCGCGGCCTGATCTGCCTTTCCCTGACCGAGGAACGCGCCGATTATCTGCAGCTGCCCCTCATGGTCAGCCAGAATACTTCCTCTTTCGGAACCGCATTCACCGTTTCCATCGAGGCTCGCAAAGGCGTAACCACCGGGATTTCCGCCAAGGATCGGGCAACCACCATCCAGGTGGCCATTGCCGACGAGAGCAAGGCGCAGGACCTGGCGCGTCCCGGGCATGTGTTTCCGCTTCGCGCCAAAAAGGGCGGGGTCATGGTGCGCGCCGGCCAGACCGAAGGGTCGGTGGATCTGGCCCGTCTCGCCGGACTCAAACCGGCCGGTGTCATCTGCGAGATCATGAACGACGATGGTACCATGGCGCGCATGCCGCAACTGGAAGAATTCGCCAAGCGGCACGGGTTGCGCATTGTCACCGTGGCGGATCTGGTGCGCTACCGCATGAACAAGGAAATGCTGGTGCGGCGGGAGGCCGAAACGGTGATTCCCACGCCTTACGGTGGCGATTTTACCGCCATCGGTTACGAAAACGATGTCGACAAGGCGCAGCATCTGGCGCTTGTGAAGGGGACCATCGACCCCGAGAAACCGGTATTGGTGCGGGTTCACTCCGAATGCCTTACCGGGGACGTGTTTGGTTCCCTGCGATGCGACTGCGGCGATCAGCTGCACGCCGCCATGTGCCAGATCGCCAAGGAAGGGGTCGGCGTTATTGTCTATATGCGCCAGGAAGGCCGGGGTATCGGCCTCAATAATAAACTGAAGGCCTATGCCCTGCAGGATCAGGGGCATGACACGGTGGAGGCCAATGAAGCTCTGGGATTCCAGGCCGACCTGCGCGATTACGGCATCGGAGCCCAGATTCTGCATGACCTGGGCGTCCGCAAAATCCGCCTGATGACCAACAACCCCAAGAAAATCGTGGGCCTGGAAGGCTACGGGCTGGAAGTTGTGGAGCGGGTAAGCATTGAAATGCCGGCAACCTGCACCAATCTGCGCTATCTCACTACCAAACGCGAGAAGCTGGGGCACCTGCTGGAAAATCTTTAA
- the ribE gene encoding 6,7-dimethyl-8-ribityllumazine synthase, producing MANIIEGKLNASGFKFGIVVSRFNSFICDRLVEGALDTLVRHGASDDDIDIVRVPGAFEIPVAAKKAAATGRYDALVCLGAVIRGSTPHFDYVCAEVSKGVASVSLETGLPVAFGVITTDSIEQAIERAGSKAGNKGGDAAMTAIEMVNLFRTI from the coding sequence ATGGCCAACATCATCGAGGGAAAACTCAACGCCTCGGGTTTCAAATTCGGCATTGTCGTCAGCCGCTTCAACAGTTTTATCTGCGACCGTCTGGTCGAAGGCGCCCTGGACACCCTGGTGCGCCACGGCGCGAGTGATGACGACATCGATATCGTGCGGGTTCCCGGCGCCTTTGAAATACCGGTGGCCGCCAAAAAAGCCGCAGCCACGGGCCGCTATGACGCGCTGGTCTGTCTGGGTGCCGTGATCCGGGGTTCCACGCCGCATTTCGATTATGTCTGCGCTGAAGTCTCCAAGGGCGTGGCCAGTGTCTCCCTGGAGACCGGCCTGCCTGTCGCCTTCGGAGTCATTACCACCGACAGCATTGAGCAGGCGATCGAACGGGCCGGCAGCAAAGCCGGCAACAAAGGTGGCGATGCCGCAATGACGGCTATCGAAATGGTCAACCTGTTCAGGACGATTTGA